In Candidatus Firestonebacteria bacterium RIFOXYD2_FULL_39_29, the genomic stretch GTGGAAATAGGATATGGCAAATCTAAACGGGCACGAAGTTGGAAACGACGGATACAGCCAAGAAGAGCCTGTAATCACTACGTCACCGTTCTACTCGACCATATAACACAGTGCGGGAATTATAGGTAGAAGATGTTTGAAACAGATAAGGATTGAAAGCAGTATTTGGAATGAGTCTGTCAGAAAGTTTGTGTAAATGGTCATAGTTTATAAATACTCTGCAGGGGCAGGAAAAATCGAAGGTCATATTGAAATATCATTACTTTTAAAAAAGACAATATTAACTTACCAACTTGCAAATTTTATGAACTTGTTTTTGCCTTCCACTTCTGTTATATTATTCCATAATGAAAATTGAGGAAGCTAGAAAGAAGATAGAAAAACTCAAGGGGGATATACGGTATCATGACCGTAAGTATTATATTGATGCCAATCCCGAAATACCGGATTCTGAATATGATAAGCTGATGAAGGAATTGGAAGCCCTTGAGAAGGAATTTCCGGAGCTTCTTTCTTTGGACTCGCCCTCACAACGGGTTGGAGGGGAACCTCTTAAGGAGTTTAAAACTGTCACTCACAAAATTCCGATGCTTTCTCTGGATAATTGCTACAGCTCTTCCGAGCTTATTGCTTTTGATGAGAGAGTTATTAAGAACCTGAAAGATTTGAAGGCTGAGTACATTGTGGAGCCGAAAGTTGACGGTATTGCGGTCAACCTTTTCTATGACAAAGGGTTTTTACGCAGTGCTTCAACGCGTGGAGACGGGGTGCAGGGTGATGATATTACAGCTAATATAAAAACCATCCGGAGTATTCCGCTTACGATAGAGTTTAAAGGAAAACTTGAGGTGCGGGGCGAGGTTTATCTGCCCAGAGAAGAATTTGTAAAGATGAACAAAGAAAAAGAAGAAAAAGGCGAGGCGGAGTTTGCAAATCCGAGAAACGCTGCAGCCGGTTCCTTAAAACTTCTTGATTCTCGTGAAGTAGCAAAACGTCCTTTGGATATTCTGCTCCATACTTTAGGCTCGGTGGAACAAGATATCTGGAAGACCCATGAGGCTGCTCTTATTGAACTGGGAAATCTTGGTTTGAAGGCAGTTCAACCCTACAAACTTTGCAAAAATATTCTTGAAGTTATCAACTATGTTAATTCCTGGGAGCATAAACGGGATACACTTCCTTTCGAGATTGACGGGATGGTGGTAAAGGTTAATTCGTATGAACAGCATAAGATTCTTGGCTCAACGAATAAAAGTCCTCGCTATGCATTAGCCTATAAGTTTAAAGCCCGGCAGGCGATGACCACTCTTAAAAAAATTACTCTGCAGGTGGGCAGGACCGGAATAATTACACCGGTAGCTGAGCTGGAACCTGTTTTTTTGTCGGGTTCGACCATCAGCAGATGTACGCTTCACAATGAAGATGAGATAAAACGTAAAGATATAAGGGAAGGGGATACAGTTGTCATTGAGAAAGGCGGGGAAGTAATCCCTAAAGTTATTAATATTGTTGCTTTGAAAAGAACGGGGAAAGAAAAAGAGTTTAAAATGCCTGACACCTGCCCTGTTTGCAGTTCAAATATCGTCCGCCTTGAGAAAGAAGTGGCGTGGCGCTGTCAGAATGTTGCCTGTCCGGCTCAGATTGAAGGGAGGATAGAGCATTTTACCAGAAGAACGGCGATGAACCTGGAAGGGTTCGGGCCTGCAATTATAAAACAGCTTATTGAGAAAAAGATGGTTAAGGATTATGCGGACCTTTATTTTCTTAAGCAGGATGCGCTGGCCGCACTTGAAAGAATGGGCGAAAAGAGTGCGGTAAATCTCATTACGGCTGTAGAGGGTAGTAAGAAAAACTCGCTTGGCCGCCTCCTCTTTGCGCTAGGGATCTCTGATGTAGGGGAACATACCGCTGAGATACTTGCTGCCAAATATGAGAACGTAGACTTTGTGGTAAAGGCGGGATTGGAAGAGCTTCAGGGCATAAAAGGTATAGGACCGAGAGTCGCGGAGAGTATTGTCAACTTCTTCACACAAAAAGGCAATATCGCTACATTAAATAAGCTTAAAGAAGCCGGAGTTAATACTGAAAAGACGGAGGAAGAGCGTCTCCTCTCGTCCGGAGAAGGCAGGTTTAAAGGTAAGACATTTGTTTTTACCGGTGAGCTTGCGATGGTCAGGGATGATGCCGAGCTGGAAGTAAAGAAACTCGGGGCCTCGGTTTCAAGCAGTGTTTCGAAAAAAACGGATTTTGTAGTGGCAGGACCCGGTGCCGGGTCAAAACTTGGCAAGGCAAAGGAATTTGGAGTAAAAATTCTTTCAGAGAAGGAATTTAAGGAGATTATAAAATGAAAAAGACAGGGGTTATCTTTTTTTTCCTGTTCCTGGCAGTAGGGATCTGTCCGGGGACAACGAACTTCGCGTATTTGAACAATCCGGTCGGAGCCAGAGCCGTGGGCCTGGCTGAAAGTTATTCTGCCTTACCGGGGGATGTTTTCTCCCTCCATTACAATCCTGCCTCAATTGCTAGTATAAGTCAAACTGCAGTCGGGCTGACACATGTTGAGTTTATTCAGGGGGCCAGATATGAGTATGCGGCTATAGTTCTTCCCTTAAGTAAAGCCGTAGCCGGCTTCAGTATCATCTATATTAATAACGGCGCGCAGGAAAGAAGAGATATAAACGGCATCGTGACGGGGGAGTTTACGCCTTATCAAATAGTGCCTCAGGTCTCAATAGCCGCAGAAGTGTTTGCCGGTATGTCGCTGGGGCTGAGTCTAAAAATGCCATATGAAGTAATAGATGATTACTCAAATTATAAACCTTTGTTTGATCTCGGCGCCAATATAAAAGTTATAGAACGGCTCTTTGCCGGATTGAATGTGCAAAATCTTGGCACTTTGGAAAATCTCCCGACAAATCTTAAAGCAGGTCTTGCTTATATGGGGGAGAATATCAATTTCTGTATAGATTATAATGCACCCTCGCAGGCGGCTTCCAGTGTCTCCGCAGGTTTTGAAGCCAGAGAACTTGAAATGGTCACTTTAAGAGCCGGGTACAAATATAAATTGGGTGTGAATACAGATGCCGAAAACGGGGTTTCAGTAGGATTTGGAGTAAAACTGGCTATAATAAATATTGATTATGGCTATAAAATCTACGGTGAATTGGGTGGAACACATTTTGTAAGTTTAACCCTGGCCTTAAAGTAAGTGCCGGTTATTTTTTCTGACTTGATTGGAAATCCAGAGTCTTTGTTTGTAAGCAAAAGACGCTGTATCCTGAATCTAGCAGGACAACATAGGACCAGGGAAACCCTGTCTAATAGAGGTGTATTAGTATAAATTATGTCTGAAACCTATGTGTTATTATGTCAAAATTTGGCAATCCGGAATTTGATTTAAACTGTCTTTTTCACGTTATAACAATATTATGATTATGCAAATTAGTCGTATAAAATAATTATTTTCTTGAAATGTAACTGTTATTACTTGTATAATTAAATAATACTCGGTAAATAATGGTACACTCGAGGATAAGATGAAGGAAGTTAAAAGCTTTTTAATAGTAATTGCAGTGCTGGCAATATCTTCCTTGTCCGTGCAAGGCTTACATGAAATTAGAGCCACCTCCAGTGCCAAAGTAGCAACGGCAGGGGATGAAGTAGTTATTACTGTGTATGTTAATGATTCCAGTAATTACGCTGTAACAAACGCAAAAGTTAATCTTTCAATGTTTTCCGGTAGCGGTACTATAAATCCCAGGTTTGCTTCCACTAATTCTATCGGTGTTGCCAAAATGGTCTATACAGTGGGTGCTTTACCTGCGACAAATGTTATCAAAATAGAGTCAGGTTCAGCCACTCCGGTTTTGCTAAGTATTGAAGGAAAAGCATCGCCGCCTACAGAATTTTCTGTCAGTCTGGATCAGGAAAAGATCTATCCGGAAACTCAATGCAGCCTCATTGTTGTCGTCCGAAATATTAAAGGTAAAGGTTCTTCTGATATTCCTGTTACTATTAAATCCTCTAGTTTAGTAAATCTTGAGCCTTTAAATGGCAAGACTAACGCCGAAGGTAAATTTACAGTTTCGCTAAAATCCGGCAAGACACTTGGTACGGATACAATAGAAATAACAGCCGGCAGTTTGGCCGCACAGACAAAAGAAATTAAAATAGTTCCCTACCCTGTTACTACTTTTACCGCCATAGCCGAACCCTATGCAATATACACCAGAAGTAAGACTACTATAAAAATTAAAGTAGCTGATAGCCGGAGTAAAGCTGTAAGCGGAGCTAAATTGGCTTTTCAGATCACCAATGGAAATGCAGAGCTGGAGAAAAATGAAGCTGTTACAGATTCTAACGGCGTCTGTTTGGTAAAACTCAAAAGTGGAACGAATGAGGGGACTGTTACCGTGAGTGTTAAGCTTGCCGATAAAGAAAGAGAATCTGATATTGCTCCGGTACTGGTTAATATTTCGGTAACAAAACTGATACTGCCTCCCGCCAAGCTGGAATTTTCTTCAGATTATCCTTTTGCCATGTCAGGAAATGATGTAACTTTTACTGCTCTGGTTCTTGACAAGGAAGGAAATCCTGTAGTTGGTGCTGCTGTTGCTTTTGAAGTAACAGAAGGTGGTGGAAAACTTCAACAGGTACTGCTTTCTACCGGGCAGGAAGGTAAAACAAAGGTAACGCTTACTACAGGAAAAAAAGCGGGTGTCAATACGGTCAAAGCAAAGTGTGAACAACTTCCTCCGGCGGAAGC encodes the following:
- the ligA gene encoding DNA ligase (NAD(+)) LigA (this protein catalyzes the formation of phosphodiester linkages between 5'-phosphoryl and 3'-hydroxyl groups in double-stranded DNA using NAD as a coenzyme and as the energy source for the reaction; essential for DNA replication and repair of damaged DNA; similar to ligase LigB), coding for MKIEEARKKIEKLKGDIRYHDRKYYIDANPEIPDSEYDKLMKELEALEKEFPELLSLDSPSQRVGGEPLKEFKTVTHKIPMLSLDNCYSSSELIAFDERVIKNLKDLKAEYIVEPKVDGIAVNLFYDKGFLRSASTRGDGVQGDDITANIKTIRSIPLTIEFKGKLEVRGEVYLPREEFVKMNKEKEEKGEAEFANPRNAAAGSLKLLDSREVAKRPLDILLHTLGSVEQDIWKTHEAALIELGNLGLKAVQPYKLCKNILEVINYVNSWEHKRDTLPFEIDGMVVKVNSYEQHKILGSTNKSPRYALAYKFKARQAMTTLKKITLQVGRTGIITPVAELEPVFLSGSTISRCTLHNEDEIKRKDIREGDTVVIEKGGEVIPKVINIVALKRTGKEKEFKMPDTCPVCSSNIVRLEKEVAWRCQNVACPAQIEGRIEHFTRRTAMNLEGFGPAIIKQLIEKKMVKDYADLYFLKQDALAALERMGEKSAVNLITAVEGSKKNSLGRLLFALGISDVGEHTAEILAAKYENVDFVVKAGLEELQGIKGIGPRVAESIVNFFTQKGNIATLNKLKEAGVNTEKTEEERLLSSGEGRFKGKTFVFTGELAMVRDDAELEVKKLGASVSSSVSKKTDFVVAGPGAGSKLGKAKEFGVKILSEKEFKEIIK